A window of Thiocapsa bogorovii genomic DNA:
GAAAGTGGCGGAGACACGCCATCGAGGTCACTTCTGATCAGACGCCGTATCGAGCGCTGCGTGCGGCATTCCAGCGCGCCGCCGTCGTGAAAGATCGCCCAGTCGAAGGTGTCGTAAAACACCCGCGTTGTTGTCTCCGGGGACGCGAGGATCGGACGATAGAGTCCCGTCAGCAGATCCGAGACCTGTCGGAACGGCGTGCCGTCGGGAACCCGAAGCTCCGTTGTCGATTTCCTCATGGGATATTCGGAACACCTCGCAACCTTGGCCCGATAGGTTTCGAGTATGAACGACTGGAGCGCGGAGGGCACCTGCGTCCTCCATACCAGCAGGATTCCTCCTGCGGGCCGAGCCGCCGGCGCGGTTCTTGCCCAGCTTCTAGACATGCCCCGGCGTCGAGGCGAAACGACCGCTGGGCCGATTCGAAATCGTCATCCGATTCCGTTAAGGTCAACCCATCGACGCCGAGGCGTCTGAACCTTCGAAAAGGTACGGAACCATGAGCAAGCTCGACCAACTCAAGACCATGACCACGGTCGTTGCCGACACCGGTGACTTCGAGTCCATTGCCGCGTACCAGCCCCAAGATGCCACGACCAACCCGTCATTGATCTTCAAGGCGGCCCAGATGCCTCAGTATCGCGAGCTGGTAGAGGACGCCGTCCTTTTCGGTACGCGTGAAGGCGGCAGCGACGCGATGGGCCAGGCCAGGGCGACCATGGACAAGCTCGCCGTCAACTTCGGCACGGAGATCCTGAAGATTGTTCCCGGACGGGTCTCGACCGAGATCGATGCGCGTCTGTCATTCGATACCGAGGCCACGCTCAAGCGCGCTGCGGCGTTGGTGGAGCTCTACCAAGCCGCCGGCGTCGACCCGAGCACCCGAGTCCTCTTCAAGATCGCCTCGACATGGGAAGGGATCCGAGCGGCGGAGATCCTGCAACGCCAGGGCCTGCACTGCAATTTAACCCTCTTGTTCAGCTTCGCGCAGGCCGTCGCGTGCGCCGACGCAGGTGTCACGCTCATCTCGCCGTTCGTCGGACGCATCCTCGACTGGTATAAGAACACCGACAACGTCCCGGGCTATCCGGCCGACGAGGACCCCGGCGTGCAGTCCGTCACCCGGATCTACAATTATTACAAACGCCACGGCTACGAAACGGTCGTGATGGGCGCAAGCTTCCGCAACCTCGACGAGATCCTGGAGCTGGCCGGCTGCGATTACCTGACCATCTCGCCCGCCCTGCTCGGCGAGCTCGCCTCGACCGAAGGCGATGTCCCACGGAAACTCGATCCCGAAAGAGCCCTCGGTATGGAGATACCGAAGGTGGGCTTCGACGAGCCCGGATTCCGCTGGGAGCTCAACGAAGACGCGATGGCCTCGGAAAAGCTCGCCGAAGGGATCCGCCTCTTCGCCGCCGATACGCGTAAACTTGAGCAGTTCGCCCATGAGGTCTGTCACAACTGTTAAATCTAAACCGCGTCTCGGGCCTTCCTTGGTAGCGGAGCGCGAAAAACCCTTCGACGCCCTCAACGACCTTAGAGTTGACGCGGTTTAAATGAAAAAAAATAATAACTTAAACCGCGTCGACTCCGAAGCTCGCAGATTGACTCAAGCTCACCCCGATCCCGAGCCGGGTCATATCGCACAGGACGCGGTTTAATGGAGCACCGCGCACGCAAGCGCTTCGGCCAGAATTTCCTGCACAATCGCCAGGTGATCGACCGTATCCACGGGGTGCTCGCCGCCACACCCGGCGAGCGCGTCGTCGAGATCGGACCCGGCCAGGGCGCCATCACTGCAGGGCTCCTGACCGCGGTCGGCTCGCTCGATGTCGTCGAGTTGGATCGCGACCTGGTTGGACCGCTGCACGATCGGCTAGGCGCGCTCGGCGCGTTGCGGATCCACCAGGCCGATGCCTTGAATTTCGACCTCTGTGCGCTCGTGCATAAGGGCGAGCGCCTCCGTCTCGTCGGGAATCTGCCCTACAACATCTCCACGCCCCTCTTGTTCCGATTCCTGGAGCAGGCCGACTGCATCGAGGATATGCACCTGATGCTTCAGAAAGAGGTCGTGGAGCGCATCGTCGCCGAGCCCGGCGACAAGACCTACGGACGTCTCTCGGTGATGGTTCAGACGCTTTGCTCGGCCGCCTGTCTCTTTCGCATCGGCGCGGGCGCCTTCACCCCGGCCCCGAAGGTCGAGTCGGCCTTCCTTCGACTGCGGCCCCATCGACCGTTCCCTTACCCGATCGAGGACCCCGCACTGCACGCCCGGATCGTCGCCGCGGCCTTCGGACAGCGCCGCAAGACCCTGCGCAACAGCCTCTCCAAGCTGATCGACGCGGACCTGCTGATCGAGACCGGGATCGATCCGACGCTGAGGGCCGAAAACCTCGACGTCGCAAGCTTTGCACGCTTGGCGAACGCCGCTTGCAAATTGCTGCGGATACCCTGAAATTGGCCGATCCGACGAGGGGTATTTGCGAACGAGGAGAATGACGATGGTGGGCCGGGATTCAGACAAGGATATGAGCGAAGTCAAGGTCGACGAAGGTTCCGAAATCACGCTTGCGCGGGCCAACGACGTCCTCCCGACCCACATCCCTATTCTGCCCGTCGCCTCGCGCCCCTTCTTCCCCGGGCAGGCCGTTCCGCTGTTGATGGACGCCGAGGGCTGGGCCTCGACGCTGGAGGCGGTCGGGGCAAGCGAGCATAAGATTCTCGGTGTGGTTTTGGTGCGCAGCGAGACCTCTGAAGAGGCGCAGACCACAGACTTCTATCCCGTCGGCACGGCGTGCCGGGTGCATCGCGTCCACCAACAGGACGGCCACCTGCAGGTGCTCGTGGAATGCCTTCAGCGTTTCAGAATCGCCAATTGGATCAGGCGAGAGGCGCCGTTCGACGCACAGGTGACCTATCTCCCCGAGCCCGCGGGCCCACCGAACGAAGAGATCAAGGCCTACGCCATGGCCGTGATCAACACCATCAAAGAGCTGCTGCCGCTCAACCCGCTCTATGTCGAAGAGCTGCGGATGTTCCTCGACCGCTTTGGCCCCGACGATCCCTCGCATCTCTCCGATTTCGCGGCCAGCCTCACGACCTCGACCAAGGAGCAGCTCCAGGAGGTGCTGGAAATCCTGCCGCTTCTGCCACGGATGGAAAAGGTGCTCGTCCTGCTCAACAACGAGCTTGAGCTCGCCCGCGCCCAACAAAAGATCCGGCGCACGGTCGAGGAAAAGATGCAGAAGCAGCAGCGCGAGTTCTTTCTGCGCGAGCAGCTCAAGGCGATCCAGAAGGAGCTCGGCATCGCCAAGGATGACCGAACCGCCGAGATCGACCGTTTCAACGAGCGGCTCGCCAAGCTCACGCTGACCGAGCAGGCGACCAAACGGGTCGAAGAGGAGATGGACAAGCTGCGCATGCTGGAGACCGGCTCTCCCGAATACGCCGTGACCCGCAACTATCTGGACTGGATCAGCATCCTGCCGTGGGGCAAGCACTCCGCCGACAAGCTGGATCTCAAGCGTGCACGGCGCGTCTTGGATCGAGACCATTACGGCCTGGAAGATGTGAAGAAACGCATCCTCGAGTTCCTCGCCGTGGGGATCCATAAGGGCGAGATCGCCGGCTCGATCATCCTGCTCGTCGGCCCGCCCGGTGTCGGCAAAACCTCGATCGGGCACTCCATCGCCGATGCCCTCGGGCGGCGCTTCTACCGCTTCTCCGTGGGCGGCATCCGCGACGAGGCCGAGATCAAGGG
This region includes:
- the tal gene encoding transaldolase, translated to MSKLDQLKTMTTVVADTGDFESIAAYQPQDATTNPSLIFKAAQMPQYRELVEDAVLFGTREGGSDAMGQARATMDKLAVNFGTEILKIVPGRVSTEIDARLSFDTEATLKRAAALVELYQAAGVDPSTRVLFKIASTWEGIRAAEILQRQGLHCNLTLLFSFAQAVACADAGVTLISPFVGRILDWYKNTDNVPGYPADEDPGVQSVTRIYNYYKRHGYETVVMGASFRNLDEILELAGCDYLTISPALLGELASTEGDVPRKLDPERALGMEIPKVGFDEPGFRWELNEDAMASEKLAEGIRLFAADTRKLEQFAHEVCHNC
- the lon gene encoding endopeptidase La produces the protein MVGRDSDKDMSEVKVDEGSEITLARANDVLPTHIPILPVASRPFFPGQAVPLLMDAEGWASTLEAVGASEHKILGVVLVRSETSEEAQTTDFYPVGTACRVHRVHQQDGHLQVLVECLQRFRIANWIRREAPFDAQVTYLPEPAGPPNEEIKAYAMAVINTIKELLPLNPLYVEELRMFLDRFGPDDPSHLSDFAASLTTSTKEQLQEVLEILPLLPRMEKVLVLLNNELELARAQQKIRRTVEEKMQKQQREFFLREQLKAIQKELGIAKDDRTAEIDRFNERLAKLTLTEQATKRVEEEMDKLRMLETGSPEYAVTRNYLDWISILPWGKHSADKLDLKRARRVLDRDHYGLEDVKKRILEFLAVGIHKGEIAGSIILLVGPPGVGKTSIGHSIADALGRRFYRFSVGGIRDEAEIKGHRRTYIGAMPGKFLQAMKDAGTANPVIMLDEIDKIGASYHGDPASALLEVLDPEQNSDFLDHYLDLRFDLSKVLFVCTANQTDSIPGPLLDRMEVIQLSGYIAEEKLQIAKKYLLPRQIERAGLAKRTVALDTKTLRALIEGYARDAGVRRLEKQLGKIVRKVAVRMLEGEETPISVGESDLKDYLGSPVFRDERKLSGPGVVTGLAWTAMGGATLSIEAARTHSFTRGFKLTGQLGDVMKESAEIAYGYLVGHAAELGADPAFFENAFIHVHVPAGATPKDGPSAGITMTSALLSLARNQPIRRLAMTGEITLTGEVFPVGGIREKLIAARRAGIREIILPEDNRGEFEEVPEHVRKGFKVHFASRYHDVLPLLFGPASRN
- the rsmA gene encoding 16S rRNA (adenine(1518)-N(6)/adenine(1519)-N(6))-dimethyltransferase RsmA, encoding MEHRARKRFGQNFLHNRQVIDRIHGVLAATPGERVVEIGPGQGAITAGLLTAVGSLDVVELDRDLVGPLHDRLGALGALRIHQADALNFDLCALVHKGERLRLVGNLPYNISTPLLFRFLEQADCIEDMHLMLQKEVVERIVAEPGDKTYGRLSVMVQTLCSAACLFRIGAGAFTPAPKVESAFLRLRPHRPFPYPIEDPALHARIVAAAFGQRRKTLRNSLSKLIDADLLIETGIDPTLRAENLDVASFARLANAACKLLRIP